From the Butyrivibrio fibrisolvens genome, one window contains:
- a CDS encoding ABC transporter substrate-binding protein, with protein sequence MMIQTKRFIKKIVMAALAGSLILGAASCSLSSEKSAEFKPALSTDTSCTIKVAGSYSNFESLESEFERFYEYYPNVSLNYVYLDDYNNTIASALTSDEAPDIYVTASWMLDDEKMAPVLDSAEILSDPSLNIDLDCIRQGARWTLENGDVIMIPIFTRSYGMLVNLDIFEKNNLEVPDTYSELVETCDKLVAAGFDAPIMGDNGITVAGIYYAFAFPLFCNNVIGNPEAVAALNNMDSSAGEYMRPALDKIGSFVDMGYINPKLCSDEIENDYDAVIMRFFEGDVPIMLGSGDMVSGTQKRESKSEAFIANPFKYKFYVVPSGDEGGYFLDSVNLFFSVNKNSPNLDMTNEFIRFLMREKELGNMAAIKRLITPTNDFSLDEVYASLESFPKERYFSFQETGLNDAVTKEFRAAAYKVANGEMTVDEAVSAYGSLWDN encoded by the coding sequence ATGATGATCCAGACAAAGAGATTTATTAAAAAGATAGTGATGGCGGCATTAGCAGGATCACTAATACTGGGCGCTGCATCATGCAGCCTAAGTTCTGAAAAGAGTGCGGAATTTAAACCGGCGCTTTCAACAGATACGTCCTGTACTATAAAGGTTGCAGGAAGCTATTCCAATTTTGAATCCTTGGAGAGTGAATTCGAGCGTTTCTATGAATACTATCCAAATGTAAGCCTTAACTATGTCTATCTGGATGATTATAACAATACTATCGCAAGCGCCTTAACAAGCGATGAAGCTCCGGATATATATGTTACGGCGTCATGGATGCTTGATGATGAGAAGATGGCACCTGTTCTTGATAGTGCGGAGATCTTATCTGACCCTTCTCTTAATATAGATCTTGACTGTATACGTCAGGGCGCTCGCTGGACGCTTGAAAATGGGGATGTGATCATGATACCTATTTTCACAAGGTCATATGGAATGCTTGTAAATTTGGATATATTTGAAAAAAATAACCTGGAAGTTCCGGATACATACAGTGAACTTGTTGAGACTTGCGATAAGCTGGTTGCTGCCGGTTTTGATGCTCCTATTATGGGGGATAACGGAATTACTGTAGCCGGAATATATTATGCATTTGCTTTTCCGCTATTTTGTAACAACGTAATTGGCAATCCCGAAGCAGTAGCAGCACTAAATAACATGGACAGCTCTGCAGGAGAATATATGCGACCGGCACTTGATAAGATAGGGAGCTTTGTAGATATGGGATATATAAATCCTAAGCTATGCTCTGATGAGATAGAAAATGACTATGATGCAGTTATCATGCGCTTCTTCGAAGGAGATGTTCCTATTATGCTGGGAAGCGGCGACATGGTATCCGGTACTCAGAAGCGTGAGAGTAAGTCGGAAGCTTTTATAGCAAATCCCTTCAAATACAAGTTCTATGTGGTGCCTTCTGGTGATGAAGGCGGATACTTCCTTGACTCTGTCAATCTGTTCTTTAGCGTGAACAAGAACAGTCCTAACCTTGACATGACCAATGAATTCATAAGGTTCCTTATGAGGGAGAAGGAGCTTGGAAATATGGCTGCGATAAAGCGCCTTATCACTCCGACCAATGATTTCTCCCTGGATGAGGTATATGCATCTCTTGAAAGCTTCCCTAAAGAGAGGTACTTCAGTTTTCAGGAGACAGGTCTTAATGATGCAGTCACCAAAGAGTTCCGTGCAGCTGCCTATAAGGTTGCCAACGGCGAGATGACTGTGGATGAGGCAGTAAGTGCTTACGGAAGCCTGTGGGATAACTAA
- a CDS encoding ATP-binding protein, whose amino-acid sequence MKKTLIIVIDLVIMTLILFFIVQYANAKMRESNESVIEAFEKMTVTAEQIITNYLEDEQHLCDVWANYINRSAEAGTPMTAEEAISFIRKAKISPIIYGHLIFTDEGSRSGISTHPGSKDPDDYSVSYRNIKIFDNMDKTVRQDGAVSLTRAYTNPQNGVQSIAFMNPVTIKDEDTGELKEALLMRVEPVSTLEDKLVFLKGEYENVEISLINNDGEYMVHGKSLKNSNFFEYYKSYNKADIADYNEMIDKVTTQTGTMTMFNSKGEECVISYTPLKSMDTWLLLAYIPAVELKSTNTVVDWLLLGMVTVGLLLLLGFNYLILVQYNRKLAEAAEAANQANEAKSHFLSTMSHDIRTPMNAILGLNEMVLRDSHEDEIVAYSESIRTAGKTLLGLINDILDFSKIEAGKMDIINVDYSLASMLNDLVNMVQGRADDKGLSFNLDVDRNIPSVLNGDEIRIKQVITNILSNAVKYTKEGGITFKAGFEKTKEEPDKIRLIISISDTGIGIKPEDMKRLFKAFERIEESKNRNIEGTGLGMSIAQSFLKMMGSHIEVESEYGKGSTFSFALVQGVKDWNPIGDYEESFKRSVSERKKYKERFTAPDARLLVVDDTPVNLSVFKNLLKRTKVQIDTAGSGDQGIMRYRNRHYDVIFLDHMMPDKDGIETLKEMKEIADTTNAGTPIVCLTANAISGMREMYINAGFDDYITKPIDPDRLEALLLTYLPKDKIVEASNEDSEDKGADDHDTDDHDIPDFIKKIDALNVNSGIIHCGSCEAYMDTLKTYLGSGKKNVDEIQKYWADKDVKNTTIKVHALKSTSYVIGAQKLGDFAARLEKAGEAGDVDILEKEIEPLLTQYRELVDKLEPLAYEDSIKVQDGTKDAKDKPLISDDDMKEAYERLQEACNSYDYDSVADIVSKLEEYRFPEDEAARFETIRSAVDNFDYDQIPQILAEKKD is encoded by the coding sequence GTGAAGAAAACTCTGATCATTGTTATTGACCTTGTAATAATGACGTTGATACTTTTCTTTATAGTTCAATATGCCAATGCCAAAATGCGAGAAAGTAATGAGAGTGTTATAGAGGCCTTCGAGAAGATGACTGTTACTGCTGAGCAGATCATCACTAATTATCTTGAGGACGAGCAGCATCTATGTGACGTTTGGGCCAATTATATCAACAGGTCTGCTGAAGCGGGGACACCTATGACTGCTGAGGAGGCTATTTCTTTTATCAGAAAGGCCAAGATATCTCCTATAATCTACGGACATCTTATATTCACTGATGAAGGGTCCAGGAGCGGTATATCTACCCATCCCGGGTCCAAGGATCCTGACGATTATTCGGTTTCATATCGCAACATCAAGATTTTTGACAATATGGACAAGACAGTCAGACAAGATGGAGCTGTCAGTCTGACAAGAGCATATACCAATCCTCAAAATGGAGTGCAGTCAATTGCATTCATGAATCCGGTAACTATAAAAGATGAGGATACAGGAGAGCTCAAAGAAGCGCTTCTTATGCGCGTAGAGCCTGTAAGCACGCTTGAAGACAAACTTGTCTTCTTAAAGGGTGAGTATGAGAATGTAGAGATCTCTCTCATTAACAATGATGGAGAGTATATGGTTCATGGTAAGTCTCTTAAGAATTCCAACTTTTTTGAATATTATAAATCTTATAATAAAGCTGATATTGCAGATTATAACGAGATGATAGACAAGGTTACAACGCAGACAGGAACTATGACGATGTTCAATTCAAAGGGGGAAGAATGCGTGATCTCGTATACTCCTTTGAAATCCATGGATACGTGGCTGCTTCTGGCGTACATACCGGCAGTTGAGCTGAAGTCGACCAATACGGTTGTAGACTGGCTCCTTCTTGGAATGGTAACGGTGGGATTGTTACTGCTGCTGGGTTTCAACTATCTGATACTCGTGCAATATAACAGGAAACTGGCAGAGGCTGCAGAGGCTGCCAATCAGGCCAATGAAGCCAAATCCCACTTTCTATCCACAATGTCCCACGATATTCGTACACCTATGAATGCAATCCTGGGTCTTAATGAGATGGTACTTAGGGATAGTCACGAAGATGAGATCGTGGCGTATTCTGAGAGTATCAGGACTGCGGGCAAGACACTTCTTGGCCTTATCAATGATATTCTTGATTTTTCCAAGATAGAAGCAGGCAAGATGGATATCATAAATGTGGATTACAGTCTTGCTTCGATGCTCAATGACCTTGTGAATATGGTTCAGGGCAGGGCTGATGACAAGGGGCTTTCATTTAATCTTGATGTAGACAGGAATATTCCGTCTGTACTAAATGGCGACGAGATCCGTATCAAGCAGGTCATCACCAATATCCTTTCTAATGCAGTCAAATATACCAAGGAAGGTGGCATTACTTTCAAGGCGGGGTTTGAAAAGACCAAAGAAGAGCCTGATAAGATAAGGCTTATCATAAGCATAAGTGACACCGGTATTGGCATAAAGCCTGAGGATATGAAGCGCCTTTTTAAGGCATTTGAACGTATTGAAGAGAGCAAGAACAGGAATATAGAAGGAACCGGCCTTGGCATGAGCATAGCCCAGAGTTTTCTTAAAATGATGGGAAGCCATATAGAGGTTGAGAGTGAATATGGAAAGGGATCGACTTTTTCTTTTGCCTTAGTACAGGGGGTAAAAGACTGGAATCCTATAGGTGACTATGAAGAGAGCTTCAAACGATCTGTATCTGAGAGGAAGAAATATAAAGAGAGATTCACAGCTCCTGATGCAAGGCTACTGGTTGTTGACGATACACCTGTTAACCTGTCTGTATTCAAGAATCTTTTAAAGAGAACCAAAGTGCAGATAGACACTGCAGGCAGCGGAGATCAGGGTATCATGCGGTATAGAAACAGGCACTATGATGTTATTTTCCTGGATCATATGATGCCTGATAAGGATGGCATAGAAACCCTTAAGGAGATGAAGGAGATAGCCGATACAACGAATGCGGGAACTCCTATAGTATGTCTTACTGCCAATGCTATTTCGGGAATGCGCGAAATGTATATAAATGCCGGTTTTGATGATTATATAACTAAGCCGATAGATCCGGACAGGCTTGAGGCACTGCTCCTTACATATCTTCCGAAGGACAAGATCGTTGAAGCATCTAATGAGGATAGTGAGGATAAGGGTGCGGATGATCACGATACGGATGATCATGACATTCCGGATTTTATCAAAAAGATCGATGCTCTTAACGTGAATTCCGGCATCATACACTGCGGAAGTTGTGAAGCCTATATGGATACGCTAAAGACTTATCTGGGAAGTGGCAAGAAGAATGTGGATGAAATCCAGAAGTACTGGGCAGATAAAGATGTTAAGAATACTACGATCAAGGTTCATGCGCTTAAGAGTACTTCTTATGTGATAGGAGCGCAGAAACTTGGAGACTTCGCAGCACGTCTTGAAAAGGCTGGAGAAGCCGGGGATGTAGACATTCTTGAAAAAGAGATAGAACCTTTACTTACTCAGTATAGAGAACTGGTAGATAAATTGGAGCCTTTGGCATATGAAGATAGCATTAAGGTGCAGGATGGTACAAAAGATGCGAAAGATAAGCCTTTAATATCTGATGATGATATGAAAGAAGCTTATGAAAGACTACAGGAAGCTTGTAATTCATATGATTATGACAGCGTTGCAGATATAGTTAGTAAGCTTGAAGAATACAGATTCCCGGAGGATGAGGCGGCAAGATTTGAAACTATAAGAAGCGCTGTAGACAATTTTGACTATGACCAGATACCACAGATTCTTGCAGAAAAAAAGGATTGA
- a CDS encoding LytTR family DNA-binding domain-containing protein, which produces MRIEHRQVEGQPLTVIIEYPKWSESVDNLVRKIGMMDISFIGRMDEKSVNISLSDIYYIENVDRKLFIYTESEVYRLDGSMADVESRIYDSSLVRISRTCIMNTDYLRQIQQIRNSHLEAVMDNGEKLIVSRKYLQDIKKIFKRRSL; this is translated from the coding sequence ATGAGAATAGAGCACAGGCAGGTTGAAGGTCAGCCTCTTACGGTTATAATTGAATATCCCAAGTGGAGCGAATCTGTTGATAACCTTGTCAGGAAGATAGGCATGATGGATATCTCGTTCATTGGAAGGATGGATGAAAAGTCTGTTAACATCAGCCTTTCAGACATCTATTATATAGAGAATGTCGATAGAAAACTCTTCATATATACAGAAAGTGAAGTGTACAGACTGGACGGCTCCATGGCAGATGTAGAGAGCCGCATCTACGATTCAAGCCTGGTGCGTATATCCAGAACCTGTATTATGAACACAGATTATCTTAGGCAGATACAGCAGATCAGGAACAGTCATCTTGAAGCTGTTATGGACAATGGTGAGAAACTTATCGTATCAAGGAAGTACCTTCAGGATATCAAGAAGATATTTAAAAGGAGATCGTTATGA
- a CDS encoding serine hydrolase domain-containing protein produces MKKIVLIFVAIFITILMLIVIFGDFKVASSKIECTTANTNTCTNTDTVINDYIDNFCDETKCSSVSVVVMQDGKITIYGDEDALYQIGSMTKAFTGFAVLKLINEKVLSEDDIISDHIKGFTAYYEKEARDITLGQLLTHTSGYTNKETDYPSALEGMSLGAWTDTISGSELSFAPGSGYSYSNVNYNLLGAVIEESTGLSYKEYMEKEILTPLGLADTYVGTPDDGDVVSGSRLMFRRSIPYDIPVIEGRIPAGYMYSSASDMARWMQIWTGADMTLSSQNDDANKENQKENLKDNKEENVDIPIEYKQLVCDIKAHISSAGDYYAGWEYVSDDILNEDTTDEKEAIGHSGGTPNYSSRIVFSQDKNTGVCVLTNLNVAASTDSLCKGIYAYIINGRDAEYEMEIKTSIATDVWTVFDIVFTGMFIMGIVTLVGILIVNRRCILLVSGALLVLILIALCVVMPIIFGAGLYDILCIWAPYSMMGGMGILAADIAAIGVRLLRLKAR; encoded by the coding sequence ATCTAAAATAGAATGCACTACAGCTAATACGAATACTTGTACTAATACTGATACTGTCATTAATGATTATATAGATAACTTCTGCGATGAGACAAAGTGCTCATCTGTCAGCGTTGTGGTGATGCAAGATGGTAAGATCACTATATATGGAGATGAGGATGCTCTGTATCAGATAGGATCTATGACCAAGGCTTTTACAGGGTTTGCAGTATTGAAGCTTATAAATGAGAAAGTTCTGTCTGAGGACGATATAATATCTGATCATATCAAGGGCTTCACAGCGTATTATGAGAAAGAAGCGCGTGATATTACTTTAGGGCAGCTCCTTACTCATACAAGTGGATATACTAATAAGGAAACGGACTATCCCAGTGCTTTGGAGGGGATGAGCCTAGGAGCTTGGACTGATACTATATCAGGAAGTGAGCTAAGCTTTGCACCGGGGTCAGGATATTCATATTCCAATGTGAATTACAACCTGCTTGGAGCAGTGATAGAAGAGTCGACGGGGCTTTCTTATAAAGAATATATGGAAAAGGAGATACTTACTCCTCTTGGCCTTGCAGATACATATGTGGGGACGCCGGATGATGGCGATGTGGTATCCGGCTCAAGGCTAATGTTCAGACGCAGTATCCCATATGATATACCTGTTATTGAGGGCAGGATACCTGCCGGGTACATGTACTCTAGTGCATCTGATATGGCAAGGTGGATGCAGATATGGACCGGAGCTGATATGACGTTATCATCCCAGAATGATGATGCCAATAAAGAAAATCAAAAGGAAAACCTGAAAGATAATAAAGAAGAGAATGTGGATATACCTATAGAATATAAACAGCTTGTTTGTGATATAAAGGCGCATATAAGCAGCGCCGGAGATTATTACGCAGGCTGGGAATATGTAAGCGATGATATTCTAAATGAAGATACAACAGATGAAAAAGAAGCTATAGGTCATTCGGGAGGAACCCCAAATTATTCTTCGCGAATAGTCTTTTCTCAGGATAAAAATACAGGTGTATGCGTTCTTACGAATCTTAATGTAGCAGCTTCTACCGATAGTCTGTGTAAAGGAATCTATGCATATATCATAAATGGAAGAGACGCTGAATATGAGATGGAAATTAAGACCAGTATAGCTACGGATGTGTGGACTGTTTTTGATATTGTATTTACAGGCATGTTCATAATGGGAATCGTAACATTGGTAGGTATACTAATAGTAAATCGCCGCTGTATACTATTAGTAAGTGGAGCTTTACTAGTGTTAATTCTTATAGCCTTGTGCGTAGTGATGCCTATAATATTCGGCGCCGGACTTTATGATATATTGTGCATCTGGGCACCCTATAGTATGATGGGCGGGATGGGGATTTTGGCTGCTGATATAGCGGCTATAGGAGTCCGTTTATTGAGACTTAAAGCCAGGTGA